Part of the Zingiber officinale cultivar Zhangliang chromosome 8A, Zo_v1.1, whole genome shotgun sequence genome, TTTAGTTTGAAAACTTGCTcatcctttatatatatatatatatatttttatttaatttatctggCGACAAACCGTTAAAATGCTTCCGCCAAATGCGTCCATTGGGGCTGGACTCCGTCTTCTTCTCACTCCCTCCACCCTTTCCTTTTCCTCTCTCATTcctcgataaaaaaaaaaaaaactcttctcTTGAATTACGATCGAACTAGGTCAGATCCGCAATGCCGTCCCGGATCCCTGTTCTCCCGGCGGCCGCCCTCTTGCTCCTCTGCCTAGCAGCCGGCGCGCGCGCGCAGGACTATGACAACAACGACGAGGTGACGCAACCGCCGCCCAAGGCGCAGGACAGTTGCAATGGCGCCTTCCTGACCTACAACTTCATCTCGCGCACCAAGGAGTTCCCCCGCGTCAAGAACGCCTCGGCGCAGTCATGGGCGTTCAAGGCGCAGGCCACCGTTCTCAACACCATGGCGCAGGACCTCCAGGCCTGGAGCATGTTCATTGGCTTCCAGCACGACGAGATCCTCGTGTCGGTCGGAGGAGCCGTGATCACAGACGGCACTGACTTCCCGGCGCACGTCGGGAACGGAACCACCCTGTCGGGGTACCCGCAGACGGACCTGTTGACCTCGATCGAGACGGCGGGGGACATGTCGCAGATCCAGGCTGTGGTGGACCTAACGGGGACACAGTTCGGGGTGAAGCCGCCGGGTACGCCCATGCCCCGGACGATCAAGCTGGAGAATCCCGGCTACAAGTGCCCTGCCCCCATTAAGAAAAGTAAAACATCCTCACAATCTTGTCTAAATTACAATCTCCATTAATTATTCTTTGAGGCGATCACGTTGTTGGCATTGATGTAGTGACGCAGATGTACGTGTGTTGTGTGAAAGACCCCAAATTTAAGCCCAACAAGACGGACAGCCGCCACTTCCTCCCCCGCCGGTACGGCGACCTCACCTTCGCCTACGATGTGCTGCAGGCGTACGAGAGCAACTACATGGCCCAAGTGACCATCGACAGCAACAGCCCCCTCGGCCGCCTCGACAACTGGAATCTCACCTGGGAGTGGAAGCGCGGCGAGTTCATCTACACCATGCGCGGCGCTTACACCCTCCGGAAGGACTCCTCCGACTGCTTTTACGGCCAGTCCGGGAAGTACTACCAGGGCCTCGATTTCGCCAACGTCATGAACTGCGAGACGAAGCCCACCATCGTGGACCTCCCTCCGGAGCGCGCCAAGGACAATAACATCGGCAACCTGCCTTACTGCTGCAAGAACGGCACTCTGCTCCCGCCCACCATGGACCCTTCTCAGTCCAAGGCCATCTTCCAACTGCAGGTCTACAAGATCCCGCCAGACCTCAACCGCACCACCTTATACCCGCCCACGAACTGGAAGATCAACGGCGTGCTCAACGCGAATTACGTCTGCGGCCCGCCGTTCCGGGTGAGCCCCATGGAGTTCCCCGATTCCAACGGGCTCATGTCGCTGTCGGA contains:
- the LOC122009472 gene encoding COBRA-like protein 10 codes for the protein MPSRIPVLPAAALLLLCLAAGARAQDYDNNDEVTQPPPKAQDSCNGAFLTYNFISRTKEFPRVKNASAQSWAFKAQATVLNTMAQDLQAWSMFIGFQHDEILVSVGGAVITDGTDFPAHVGNGTTLSGYPQTDLLTSIETAGDMSQIQAVVDLTGTQFGVKPPGTPMPRTIKLENPGYKCPAPIKKMTQMYVCCVKDPKFKPNKTDSRHFLPRRYGDLTFAYDVLQAYESNYMAQVTIDSNSPLGRLDNWNLTWEWKRGEFIYTMRGAYTLRKDSSDCFYGQSGKYYQGLDFANVMNCETKPTIVDLPPERAKDNNIGNLPYCCKNGTLLPPTMDPSQSKAIFQLQVYKIPPDLNRTTLYPPTNWKINGVLNANYVCGPPFRVSPMEFPDSNGLMSLSEAIASWQVVCNATRPKKGATQCCVSYSAYYNDSVIPCDTCACGCNDNSKFRSCDPDGRALLLPPEALLIPAENRTAKAKAWAEIKHYKLPRRLPCLDNCDVSINWHIVSNYRKGWTARITLFNWEEYSFKDWFVAVQMDKAYRGYERAYSFNSTKLIGPGVINRTFFLQGLEGLNYLIGETDGKNPQVDPRVPGKQQSVISFTKKETPGIDIVKGDGFPTRVYFNGEECALPGRIPAASAARQRSVVSSRIVMLLAAVVALLLALD